CCCTTTAGGAAGACCAGCATTCTGTTCTTTTGGTATTACAGCCGGCTTTGACCAAATCATAGCATCAATATCACCCTGCTCCATCTCCGTTACAGAAGATAACAAATGCCTTCTTTCCTTATACTTTGTTAACATTTGCTCAAATCGAGCTACATCGACCGGTTTGATGATATAGTCAAAAACACCGCCACGAACTACTTCTTGAACAGTTTCCACTTCTTTTGCAGCTGTAATAATAATAATATCTATTTCTCTGTAAGTGCTTCTGATGTTCCAGAACAAATTTAGTCCCTCTACATCCGGTATATAGATATCCAAAAGAATAATGTCTGGAAGTTCCTTGCTTTCGCTTAGTGATGCCAATGCTCCTTCTCCGGTCCTTACCGTATCACTTACGATAAATCCATCTACTTTTTCAACAAATTGGCGATTTATATTTGCAACTCGAAAATCATCTTCCACAATTAAGACACGATAGGCTTCATGCATCTGCATCTTCCCCTTTCTTTGGTAGAATCATAATAAAACAGGCGCCTCCCAAGTCACCCTCTTCTAATATTAATTGTCCCCCTATCCGTTGGACTGCTTGGTACGTTAAAGCCAGCCCAATTCCTCGATGGGTTCCACTCTTTGTCGAAAAACCTTGTTCAAAAATTCTAGGTATATTGGATGCGGCAACACCCGAACCAGAGTCTTCCACTTCCACCAGCACATCTTCTCCCATATCTGTAAACAAAATGGATACATTGCGCTCGTTAGGATCCTGGTCTTTCACTGCTTCGATAGCATTTTCTATTAAATTTCCAAGCGCTGTTAACAATACATCTTTTTCTTCTTCTGAAAAACGATAGGATAGCTGGCTGTCTGGGTGGATTGACATATGTACACCAAGCTCATTTGCTTGATTGAATTTCCCTTGGAGAATGGCGTGAATAAGCGGATCTGCAATATTATCTGTTAAGAAACGCTGCCACTTTTGTCTTAATTTGCTTTCCTTTTTAATAAATTCAATTGCCTCCTGATTCTGATTTAACTGCAGGAGACCAAGAATGGTATAAAGCTTATTGGAAAACTCATGGGTTTGTGCGCGCTGTGTGTTTGCATACTGCTTTATCCTTGATAATTCATGGATAACACCTTCAAGTTCTGTCTTTTCACGAAATGTTAAAACGGTTCCGATAATCATCTCATCATTATACATCGGCGTTTGGTTTATCAGTACCACCGTTTCACCGAGAATTGCTTCTCTGTCATAGAAACTCCTGCTATTATCCAAAAAATCCTGGATATTTAACGAGGGGATAATATCTTGGATTGGTCTTCCACTGTAATCCTCTTCCCCTACTCGCTGTTTAAATAAAAGCTTTTGCGCGGCTGCATTCATCATGGTAATTTGACTATTATTATTAACCGCAATAATCCCTTCATGTGCAGATTGCAAGATAGCTTCCTTTTCGATCATTAAATGCGCTATTTCCTCTGGCTCCATATCGGACAGCAATTTTTTTATATAATGCGAAATATAAATAGCACCAAGAACACCGAGCAATATAATAAGTGAAAGTGTAATCCAAAGCGAATGATTCCGATCTGCAATCACCTTCTGTATATCATCATTCAAAAATCC
This region of Oceanobacillus sp. FSL K6-2867 genomic DNA includes:
- a CDS encoding sensor histidine kinase, with product MRGFYQVKQNIRPSVKFKLKAKMIVLISILIVGIFIIFALFLQNFIEDTMEDQIGKRALSVAASVANMPALKEAFQAENPASIIQDIVDPIQQETDAEFIVVGNTESIRYSHPNQESIGRKMVGDDNERALQNGESYVSVEEGSLGLSIRGKAPVYSDDGEIIGVVSVGFLNDDIQKVIADRNHSLWITLSLIILLGVLGAIYISHYIKKLLSDMEPEEIAHLMIEKEAILQSAHEGIIAVNNNSQITMMNAAAQKLLFKQRVGEEDYSGRPIQDIIPSLNIQDFLDNSRSFYDREAILGETVVLINQTPMYNDEMIIGTVLTFREKTELEGVIHELSRIKQYANTQRAQTHEFSNKLYTILGLLQLNQNQEAIEFIKKESKLRQKWQRFLTDNIADPLIHAILQGKFNQANELGVHMSIHPDSQLSYRFSEEEKDVLLTALGNLIENAIEAVKDQDPNERNVSILFTDMGEDVLVEVEDSGSGVAASNIPRIFEQGFSTKSGTHRGIGLALTYQAVQRIGGQLILEEGDLGGACFIMILPKKGEDADA
- a CDS encoding response regulator; translated protein: MHEAYRVLIVEDDFRVANINRQFVEKVDGFIVSDTVRTGEGALASLSESKELPDIILLDIYIPDVEGLNLFWNIRSTYREIDIIIITAAKEVETVQEVVRGGVFDYIIKPVDVARFEQMLTKYKERRHLLSSVTEMEQGDIDAMIWSKPAVIPKEQNAGLPKGIDAITLKEITSLLKAEHFGGITAVELSKQIGTSRSTARRYLEYLVSIDKVETRLKYGTVGRPERRYFPRETYEQND